Genomic DNA from Haloarcula marina:
GACCCGCTCGACAAGCACGGAGCCATCCATCTGCTCGATGGCCTCCTCGCCAGCGAGTGAGTCACTCCCCCGCCGCTCCGGACTCGTGGACGGTCACCTCGCCGGAGAGTTCGGTGTGTGGCGTCTCGCTGAGGTCGATGCCCTCCTCCCGGCAGGCCTCGTAGACGCCGCGGATGAACGCCGACCTGACCGCGAGAGCGCGGTTCTTCCGTTCGACGGGCATCCAGACGCGACCCACCAGAACCACGGAACTGCTCGTCAGGTCGGCGACGGCGACGGTCGGTTTCGGCTTCTCGTGGACGTGGTCCAAATCGCGTGCCACGTTCTGGATTATCGCTTCGACGTCGTCTACGTCCGCTTCGTAGTCGATGCCGAACTCGTAGTCGATGCCGACGGGGTCCGTCGACGTGTGGTTGGTCACGGCCGTCGTCGCCAGCGTCGTGTTCGGGACGACGATGCGGTCGTTGTTCGGGGTCCGTATCCGCGTCACTCGCAGGTCGATGTCGACGACGGTTCCCTGCTTGCCGTCCCACTCGATGGTGTCACCGACGTTCAGGTCGGGGTCGGTGACGATGAACGCGCCGGAGACGAAATTGCCAAGCACGTCCTGTGCGGCCAACCCGATGGCGATGGTGATGCCCGCGGCGATGAGCGTCGACCCGGCCAGACTCCCCCGAAATCCGGCGACGCTGGCCGCGACGACCACCGTGACCACGACCACCAGCAGGTGCGTCGCGCTCACGAGCGCACTCTCGGCGGTTCGGTTGAACTTCGACCGCGAGAGGACCCAGCGAACGCCGGGGACGACCAGTAACCGACCGAGGCCGTACAGGAGGGCGGCGACCGCGAGGAACTCCGCGCCGTCGTTTACGAGTTGCGTGTACGTCGACGTGATGTCGCCGGGGAGGGTGCCGGAAAACTGCATACCGGTCGGTACTGCCGGTGGCGACGTAAAAGCTAGCTGTCAGATAGGGTGCTCACCCGACCCGTTCGTCCAAAATCAGCCGCGTCTTCGTGCTCACCACCTCGTCCAACTCTCGCGCCCGCGTGATGAGGTCGTTGACCGCGCCGGTGTCGGCGGCGTCGACGACGACCACGATGTCCTGTTCGCCCGACACCTGCCAGACGAAGTCGACGGCGGGCCATTCCGCGATACGGTCGGTGACGGCCTCCGTATCGACGTTGACGTCGACGCCCACCTCTATCATCGACTTGACGTTCCCGGTACGCGTCGCGACGGTGAAGCGCTCGATGACGCCCTCGTCGACCAGTCGGTCCACGCGGTTTCGGACCGTCCCCTCGGAGGTCCCCACCTCGTCGGCTATCTCCGTGTAGGGGGTTCGGGCGTCCCGCCTGAGTATCGAGAGTATCTCCCTGTCCAGTTCGTCCATCGAGATTCGTGGGTTCCCGCCCGGTGGACTTGAGGATTACGAAAATCGTAACTCGGCTTCGAAAGCAATCCTTATGAACCGGAATCCTGTACGCATCTCGTAATGACAGACGCATACGTAGCACTGGCGGGCGACCGCGTCATCGAGGCCCGCGCTCGCGCGCCCGGCACCGCACGCGGCGAAGTCGTGTTCACCACAGCGTACACCGGCTACGAGGAGAGCCTGACGGACCCGTCCTACGAGGAACAGGTCCTCACCTTCTCGTACCCGCTCATCGGGAACTACGGCGTCCGCGAGGAGCGCTTCGAGTCCGACCGCGTCCACCCGCGCGCGGCCGTCGCCCGCGAGATGACCGACGACGTGGCCGAGTGGCTCGAAAGCGAGGGCGTCCCCGCCGTCGACCACCTCGACACGCGCGACATCGTCACCGAGATTCGCGACGAGGGGGCGATGAAGTGCGGTATCGCGGCCGGTCCCGACGTGACCGAGCAGGACGCGCTGGACGAACTCCACCAGTGTAAGCACATGTCCGACCACACGGACATCGGCGCGCAGGTGTCCGTCGAGAGCGTGGAAGTCCACAACGAGGGCGGCGACGGGTCGACCGTCGCGCTCGTCGACTGCGGCGCGAAAGGGTCCATCATCGACTCGCTGGTCGAACGCGACGCCGCCGTCCACGTCTTCCCGTACGACGCGAGCGAGGACGACGTGGCGGCCGTCGACCCGGACCTCCTGTTCATCTCGAACGGCCCCGGCGACCCCGAGAACTTCGAGCAGGCGGGCGAACTCGTCGAGACGTACGTCGGCGACGTGCCGCTCGCGGGCATCTGTCTCGGCCAGCAGGTCGTCGCCAACGCGCTGGGCGGCGAGACGGAGAAGATGGAGTTCGGTCACCGCGGCGTCAACCAACCGGTCCGCGACCTGCGCACGAATCAGGTCGTGATGACGACCCAGAACCACGGCTACACCGTCGCCGACCCCGGCGACGACCTCGACGTGACGCAGGTCAACGTCAACGACGACACCCCCGAGGGACTGGAGAACGACGACCTGAACATCATCACGCGCCAGTACCACCCCGAGGCCAACCCCGGCCCGCACGACTCGCTCGGCTTCTTCGACGACGTGCTGGGGATGGCGGGAGAATAGGGAGACGCCGACCGACGGGAACGGTCTCCGGGGCTGACGCGGCTACGCGGCGCCGGTATCTGCTCCGACCGCGCGGCCGGTCACGAGGACCGGTCGACCGGCCGACCGCGGTACATGACGGTGTACTCCTCGCTCTCGGACGTCTCGCTCGTCGCGTCCTCGTCGTCGGACCCGTCGGCCGTCGCGTCACCGTTCCCGTTCGTCTCGGCGTCCGTCTTGACCGGCCGACCGCGGTACATGACTCGGTTCGCGCCGTCCTCGTCGTCGATGGCCGACGGCGTCTCTTGCTTTCGGTCCTCGATGAAGGTCCACGCCTGTTCGAGCAGCGTCTCTTCGGTCTTGCGGTGGACCCAGCAGTGATACTCCTTGTGCGGCGTCGTGAGCGTCAGCCGATGCGCTCGGAATCCGGTCTTGTACGTGACTTCGGCCACCGCCTCGTGCGGTATCTCGATGCGTTCGTCCTCGGACTCTCGGCCGACGAGACAGAGCGTCCGCCGACCGGTGACGAGCACGAGCGCCTGTCGGTCGCCCTGCGGTGAGACTGTGTTCCGCTTGCTCCCGAGGCCGATGCCCCGCTTCACGTTGCTCAGGATGTACGCCGGCGCCTCCGCGCCTTCGAGGTACGTCACCGGCGGTTCGTTCAGCGGCGCGGCCTTCGAATGCGGCCCTTCCCGACCCGCGAGCACCGCCATGGTCACCGAATCGTTCGGGGCCATCTCGGCGAGCGTCAGCGCCCTATCGACGACTCGTTGGTCGGTCATCGACGCGCCGTGTCGACAGCGAACCCGTCCGTGACACGCTCCATGGCCGGTCGGACTCGCTACACGGACATGAGGGTTGCGAACGTGGTATTATTGACGAAATAGGCCCACCACCATCTGTATATTTCGGTATGAGGGGGCCGAACATGGAATTTTTGACGAGTATTCTGAATGTTCGCCGTATCCGAATTTCGAGATGATTACCGTCGCGAGCGACCGTCGTTCCGGCGACGAGGTCACCGATTCGCTGGCCCTGTTCGGGGACTACAGGGAGTCCGTTGAAGTGGATGCTCCCGAAGACGGAGCGGCGGAGGGACATCGGGGGCGAACTGCATTTGCGGGAGTCGCGGCGTGGCTATTTCCCATCGCGAAGCCGCGGAGAAAACGGATCGAAACTACCGTGCCGTCGGGGCTACTGGTCGCCCCACTGACGCTGGGTCTTGGGACGGTCGTCGACGGCCTGCACCGCCAGCGGTTGGTCGTCGGAGTTGATGGCTTCGAGCGCCGCTTCGCCGCTCTCGATGGTCGAGAAGTAGGTGACCGTCTCCTCGACGCAGGCTTCGAGCACGTCGCGGTCACGGGAGACAACGAGGTCGATTTCGCCGTCCTGGATGGCTTGGACGACGGCCTCGGTGTCCTCGAAGTCGTCCAAGTCCTTCACGTCGAAGTGCTCCTCGAAGCCGAGGATGGGCAGGTCGACGATGGCCGTCCCGGACAGCGGGATGGGCTTGCCGACGCACATCTGGGCCTTCTGGTAGGCCTTGCCGAACGAGCCAGCGGTACCCATGACCTCGCCCGTGGACTTCATCTCGGGACCGAGACGCGGGTCCGAACCCGGCAGGCGGTCGAACGGCAGGACGACCTCCTTCACGGAGACTTGCTCGGGAATCTGCTCGTCCACGTCGAGTTCGTCGAGGCTGTGACCCGCCATCACCTGCGCGGCGAGTTTCGCGATGGGGACGCCCGTGGTCTTCGAGATGAACGGCACGGTACGCGAGGAGCGCGGGTTCGCCTCCAGCACGTACACTTCGCCGTCGCGGACGGCCAGTTGGACGTTCAGCAGGCCGACGGTGTCCAGCGCGTCGGCGATGTCCTCGGTGACCTCGCGGATGCGCGGCATCACGTCCTTGATTTCCTGCGAGCGGGGCGGAATCATACACGCCGAGTCGCCGGAGTGGACCCCAGCCGTCTCGACGTGTTCCATCACGCCGCCGATGAGCACGTCGTCGCCGTCGGCGACGGCGTCGACGTCCAGTTCCACCGCGTCGGCGAGGAACTCGTCGACGAGGATGGGCTTGTCGGGGGAGACGCGAACGGCTTCCTCGATGTACGTTTCGAGGTCGTCGTCGTTGTAGACGACGTCCATCGCGCGGCCGCCCAGCACGTAGGACGGACGGACGAGGACGGGGTAGCCGATGTCGTGGGCGAGGTCCAGCGCTTCCTCCTTGCTGGTGGCCGTGCCACCCTCGGCCTGTGCGATACCGAGTTCGTCCATCAGTTTGTTGAAGCGGTCGCGGTCCTCGGCGAGGTCCATCGCTTCGACGCTCGTGCCGAGAATCTCGCAGTCGAGGCCGCGGCGCTGGAGTTCGTCCTCCAGCGGTTCGCCGATGTCGACGGAGGTCTGGCCGCCGAACTGGACCATCACGCCGTCCGCGCCGGTGGACTCGACCACGTCGGCGACTTCCTCGGCGGTGACGGGTTCGAAGAACAGGCCGTCGGAGGTGTCGTAGTCGGTCGACACCGTCTCGGGGTTGTTGTTGACGACGTGGGCGTCGATGCCCATCTCGCGCAGGGCGCGGACCGCGTGGACCGAACAGTAGTCGAACTCGACCCCCTGCCCGATGCGGATGGGGCCGCCGCCGACCACGACGACGCTCTCCACGTCGGGGTCGATCTGCAGTTCGTTGCGGTCGATACCCGAAACCGGGTCGCGGGTGGAGTAGTAGTACGGCGTCGTCGCCTCGAACTCACCGGCGCAGGTGTCGACGAGTTTGTAGTCGCGGTGGGTCGTGTCGTCTTCGACCATATCGACTTGGACGCCCGACCCGTCGGTCGCGGCTTCGACTGCCGGTTCGTCGCCGTCCTCGGCCTCGAGGCTGGCGGGGAGCCACGAGACGTGCGTGTCGTTGAACTCGCCGCCCGCGAGCGCGGTGATCTCTTGGTTGGTGAACCCGGCCTGTGCGGCCGTCTCGTAGTCGCCGTTCATCGCGGCTTCGGCGGCGTCGGCGACTTCCTCGAAGCGCTCGACGTACCACTCGTTGATGTCGGTGAGGTCGACGATTTCCTCGACCGTGTAGCCGCGGGTGAACGCCTCGAAGATGGCGTACGGGCGGTCGGGCGAGGCGCGGACGAGATATCCCGTTTCGAGTTCCTCGTCGTCGAGTTCATCGAAGTCCACGGCGGGGGTGTACTCGGAGGAACGCAGGGCCTTCAGGAGGCTCTCGGGGAAGGTCCGACCGATGGACATCGCCTCGCCGGTGGACTTCATCGCCGTCGAGAGTTCGAAGTCCGTATCGCGGAACTTGTCGATGGGCCAGCGCGGCACCTTCGTCACGACGTAGTCGATGGCCGGTTCGAAGGCGGCGGTGGTCTCGCCGGTAATCTCGTTCTCGATTTCGTGGAGGCGCTTGCCGAGTGCGACCTTCGCGGTGACGCGGGCGATGGGGTACCCGGTCGCCTTCGAAGCCAGCGCGGAGGAGCGAGAGACGCGCGGGTTGACCTCGACGACGCGGTACTCGCCGCCGGGCGTGCCGTCGTCGCGCCACGCGTGCTGGATGTTACACCCGCCCTCGATACCGAGTTCTCGGATGACCTTCAGCGCGGAGTCGCGCATCTCTTGGTGACCCTCGTCGGGGATGACCTGCGACGGCGTCACGACGGTGGATTCGCCCGTGTGAATCCCCATCGGGTCGATGTTCTCCATGTTACAGATGATGATACACGAGTCGTCGGCGTCGCGCATGACCTCGTACTCCAGTTCGACCCAGCCAGAGATGGACTCGGTGATGAGAACCTCGCTGTTACGGGAGAGGCGAAGGCCCTTGCGGACGCGTTCGATGAGTTCGTCGAAGTCGTCGACGACGCCGGACCCGGAACCACCTAGCGTGTACGTCGTGCGTGCGATGACGGGCAGGCCGCCGACTTCGTCGACGGCGTCTTGGACGCGCGATTCGAGCGCTTCCTCGTCGAAA
This window encodes:
- a CDS encoding mechanosensitive ion channel family protein translates to MQFSGTLPGDITSTYTQLVNDGAEFLAVAALLYGLGRLLVVPGVRWVLSRSKFNRTAESALVSATHLLVVVVTVVVAASVAGFRGSLAGSTLIAAGITIAIGLAAQDVLGNFVSGAFIVTDPDLNVGDTIEWDGKQGTVVDIDLRVTRIRTPNNDRIVVPNTTLATTAVTNHTSTDPVGIDYEFGIDYEADVDDVEAIIQNVARDLDHVHEKPKPTVAVADLTSSSVVLVGRVWMPVERKNRALAVRSAFIRGVYEACREEGIDLSETPHTELSGEVTVHESGAAGE
- the carB gene encoding carbamoyl-phosphate synthase large subunit produces the protein MTEDEDRTILLIGSGPIKIGQAAEFDYSGAQACRALQEEGARVVLVNSNPATIMTDPEMADKVYLEPINTEAITEIIRKEDPDGVIAGLGGQTGLNVTAELAEEGVLEEYDVDVMGTPLDTIYATEDRDLFRQRMENIGEPVPRSTTISLDEGESVTDFDEEALESRVQDAVDEVGGLPVIARTTYTLGGSGSGVVDDFDELIERVRKGLRLSRNSEVLITESISGWVELEYEVMRDADDSCIIICNMENIDPMGIHTGESTVVTPSQVIPDEGHQEMRDSALKVIRELGIEGGCNIQHAWRDDGTPGGEYRVVEVNPRVSRSSALASKATGYPIARVTAKVALGKRLHEIENEITGETTAAFEPAIDYVVTKVPRWPIDKFRDTDFELSTAMKSTGEAMSIGRTFPESLLKALRSSEYTPAVDFDELDDEELETGYLVRASPDRPYAIFEAFTRGYTVEEIVDLTDINEWYVERFEEVADAAEAAMNGDYETAAQAGFTNQEITALAGGEFNDTHVSWLPASLEAEDGDEPAVEAATDGSGVQVDMVEDDTTHRDYKLVDTCAGEFEATTPYYYSTRDPVSGIDRNELQIDPDVESVVVVGGGPIRIGQGVEFDYCSVHAVRALREMGIDAHVVNNNPETVSTDYDTSDGLFFEPVTAEEVADVVESTGADGVMVQFGGQTSVDIGEPLEDELQRRGLDCEILGTSVEAMDLAEDRDRFNKLMDELGIAQAEGGTATSKEEALDLAHDIGYPVLVRPSYVLGGRAMDVVYNDDDLETYIEEAVRVSPDKPILVDEFLADAVELDVDAVADGDDVLIGGVMEHVETAGVHSGDSACMIPPRSQEIKDVMPRIREVTEDIADALDTVGLLNVQLAVRDGEVYVLEANPRSSRTVPFISKTTGVPIAKLAAQVMAGHSLDELDVDEQIPEQVSVKEVVLPFDRLPGSDPRLGPEMKSTGEVMGTAGSFGKAYQKAQMCVGKPIPLSGTAIVDLPILGFEEHFDVKDLDDFEDTEAVVQAIQDGEIDLVVSRDRDVLEACVEETVTYFSTIESGEAALEAINSDDQPLAVQAVDDRPKTQRQWGDQ
- the carA gene encoding glutamine-hydrolyzing carbamoyl-phosphate synthase small subunit, which gives rise to MTDAYVALAGDRVIEARARAPGTARGEVVFTTAYTGYEESLTDPSYEEQVLTFSYPLIGNYGVREERFESDRVHPRAAVAREMTDDVAEWLESEGVPAVDHLDTRDIVTEIRDEGAMKCGIAAGPDVTEQDALDELHQCKHMSDHTDIGAQVSVESVEVHNEGGDGSTVALVDCGAKGSIIDSLVERDAAVHVFPYDASEDDVAAVDPDLLFISNGPGDPENFEQAGELVETYVGDVPLAGICLGQQVVANALGGETEKMEFGHRGVNQPVRDLRTNQVVMTTQNHGYTVADPGDDLDVTQVNVNDDTPEGLENDDLNIITRQYHPEANPGPHDSLGFFDDVLGMAGE
- a CDS encoding Lrp/AsnC family transcriptional regulator → MDELDREILSILRRDARTPYTEIADEVGTSEGTVRNRVDRLVDEGVIERFTVATRTGNVKSMIEVGVDVNVDTEAVTDRIAEWPAVDFVWQVSGEQDIVVVVDAADTGAVNDLITRARELDEVVSTKTRLILDERVG